The Bacillus carboniphilus genome contains a region encoding:
- the mltG gene encoding endolytic transglycosylase MltG — protein MSKKNEKKELILKQKLVKHKEAKIVRRIVFTIFVVGLLLFSVILGGGYLYVKSALQPVDSNNEEKIKVEIPIGSNLSTIASILEKNEIIKDDRVFKIYVKFKSESGFQAGTYQLNKSMEIDDIIASLKTGKVIQDPVFTMTIPEGKQIKEIIEIIAKATSFSTKEIEQTLTDDEFVQKMMNLYPKVITNEVLMEDVKYSLEGYLYPSTYYFYEEDPSLESIVEKMIAQTNKVVSKYEEQLIEQDKSVHWLLTFASLVEEEATKETDRKKIASVFYNRLEEGMRLETDPTVLYSLGEHKDRVLYEDLEVQDPYNTYVINGLPPGPIANAGESSMEAVLEPEETDYLFFLATSEGDVIFTTNFEDHKEAINEHMDR, from the coding sequence ATGTCAAAAAAGAACGAAAAAAAAGAATTAATACTAAAACAAAAACTTGTGAAACATAAAGAGGCGAAAATTGTAAGAAGGATCGTCTTTACTATATTCGTTGTCGGATTACTTTTATTTTCGGTCATATTAGGTGGAGGTTACTTATATGTTAAATCTGCCTTACAACCTGTAGATTCAAATAATGAGGAAAAAATAAAGGTAGAAATTCCTATCGGATCAAATCTTTCGACCATTGCATCTATTTTAGAGAAAAACGAAATTATCAAAGATGATCGAGTGTTTAAAATTTACGTGAAGTTTAAAAGTGAATCAGGATTTCAAGCAGGGACGTACCAACTAAACAAATCCATGGAAATAGATGATATTATCGCTAGTTTAAAAACAGGAAAAGTGATTCAAGATCCTGTGTTCACTATGACGATACCTGAAGGAAAACAAATAAAAGAAATCATTGAGATTATTGCCAAGGCTACATCGTTCTCTACCAAAGAAATAGAACAAACCTTAACTGATGATGAATTTGTTCAAAAAATGATGAATCTTTATCCGAAAGTTATTACAAATGAAGTTTTAATGGAGGATGTAAAGTATTCTCTTGAAGGATATTTATATCCATCAACTTATTATTTTTATGAAGAGGATCCTTCATTAGAGTCGATCGTAGAAAAAATGATTGCTCAAACCAATAAAGTAGTCAGTAAGTATGAAGAGCAATTGATTGAACAGGACAAATCTGTTCATTGGCTGTTAACTTTTGCATCTTTAGTAGAGGAAGAAGCGACTAAAGAAACAGATCGCAAAAAAATTGCCAGTGTTTTCTATAATCGTTTAGAAGAAGGGATGAGGTTGGAGACAGATCCTACGGTTTTATATTCACTTGGAGAGCATAAAGATCGAGTGTTGTATGAGGACTTGGAAGTCCAAGACCCTTATAATACGTATGTAATTAATGGGTTACCACCGGGACCTATTGCCAATGCTGGAGAGTCAAGTATGGAAGCAGTGCTTGAACCAGAGGAAACCGATTACTTGTTCTTCTTGGCTACAAGTGAAGGGGATGTTATCTTTACAACTAATTTTGAAGATCATAAAGAAGCTATTAATGAGCATATGGATAGATAA
- a CDS encoding DUF2797 domain-containing protein: MFRCPNCKSKEIGKIGVNQYYCWDCFIELSVIDDKISTHQVEEDGSLSSLDDLFSDEDRTISM; the protein is encoded by the coding sequence ATGTTTCGGTGCCCAAATTGTAAAAGCAAAGAAATAGGGAAAATTGGTGTAAATCAATATTACTGTTGGGACTGTTTTATTGAATTGTCCGTAATAGATGATAAAATTTCTACTCATCAGGTCGAAGAGGATGGTTCTCTTAGTTCTTTAGATGATCTTTTTTCTGACGAAGATCGCACAATCAGCATGTGA
- a CDS encoding IreB family regulatory phosphoprotein has product MSSFDRTMKFNISEEIVKTDVNEVLFTVYDALQEKGYNPINQIVGYLLSGDPAYIPRHRDARNLIRKLERDEIIEDLVKSYLNNHKED; this is encoded by the coding sequence TTGAGCTCATTTGACCGTACGATGAAGTTTAATATTTCAGAGGAAATAGTGAAAACCGATGTAAATGAAGTTTTGTTTACAGTGTACGATGCATTGCAAGAAAAGGGATATAATCCAATTAATCAAATTGTTGGTTATCTTTTATCAGGAGACCCAGCTTATATTCCTCGTCATCGGGATGCCCGAAATTTAATAAGAAAATTAGAGCGGGATGAAATTATTGAAGACCTTGTTAAATCATACTTAAATAATCATAAAGAGGACTAG
- a CDS encoding DUF1292 domain-containing protein, with translation MEHGEKQITIIDEDGNEQLCEVLFTFENDTYNKSYVLYYPVGADQDEEDEIEIHASSFVPNENNEAGELQPVESDEEWDMIEEVLNTFLEEEEDN, from the coding sequence ATGGAACATGGTGAAAAACAAATAACGATTATTGATGAAGACGGAAACGAACAACTTTGTGAAGTATTGTTTACCTTTGAAAATGATACATATAATAAATCATATGTATTATACTATCCTGTCGGTGCAGATCAAGACGAAGAAGATGAGATTGAGATCCACGCTTCAAGCTTTGTTCCTAATGAAAATAATGAAGCTGGTGAATTACAGCCGGTAGAATCAGATGAAGAATGGGATATGATTGAAGAAGTATTAAATACATTTTTAGAAGAAGAAGAGGATAATTAA
- a CDS encoding tetratricopeptide repeat protein, translating into MKSKNQLAIEAMQEGKAEEAAKLFQEAIEEDPQDPILYVNFGNLLAGLKDHKRALKFFNRALELDETVATAYYGAANVYYELENYQEAQLHYQKAIDQGLVSSDVYYMQGLTLLSLEQPKLALPFMQRAVELNESDIEARFQYGMCLASQQLLDEAKDQFERVVEDNSSHADALYNLGVTYVYKNKISQAKEMFTRAIEAQSDHQLALHALSLMENK; encoded by the coding sequence GTGAAATCAAAAAATCAACTAGCTATAGAAGCTATGCAAGAAGGTAAGGCTGAAGAGGCAGCAAAGCTTTTTCAAGAAGCTATTGAGGAAGACCCTCAAGATCCTATTTTATATGTTAATTTTGGTAACTTACTTGCAGGCTTAAAAGATCATAAAAGAGCTTTAAAATTTTTTAACCGTGCTCTCGAATTAGATGAAACAGTTGCTACTGCCTATTACGGTGCAGCAAATGTTTATTATGAATTAGAAAATTATCAAGAGGCACAACTTCATTATCAGAAAGCAATTGATCAAGGGTTAGTCTCTAGTGATGTTTATTATATGCAAGGATTGACGCTTTTATCTTTGGAACAACCTAAGTTGGCTCTACCGTTTATGCAACGTGCTGTAGAGCTAAATGAATCGGACATTGAAGCACGCTTTCAATATGGAATGTGTTTAGCTTCACAACAGTTATTGGATGAAGCAAAGGACCAATTTGAAAGAGTGGTTGAAGATAACTCATCACATGCAGATGCCCTATACAATTTAGGTGTTACGTATGTATATAAAAATAAAATATCCCAAGCAAAAGAAATGTTTACTAGGGCTATCGAAGCTCAAAGTGATCACCAACTTGCTTTACATGCGTTGTCTTTAATGGAGAATAAATAA
- a CDS encoding O-methyltransferase, which translates to MQDRTAYQYIESLMKNLPQSIEQLQYYAKQHHVPIMDKVSIEVLLLLLQLYKPKKILEIGTAIGYSSMRMAMAFNDVKITTIERDQDRFEKAVSTIKQNGLSDRIDVINGDALSIEVQTQIDHGYDLLFIDAAKGQYQRFLDIYEMKLLDKSIIIVDNVFLGGLIFKEDDEIPRRKRTMVRNLKAFNKALLDHPHYDTTIIPVGDGMAVSVKRGV; encoded by the coding sequence GTGCAGGATAGAACTGCTTATCAATATATTGAATCATTAATGAAAAACTTACCTCAAAGTATTGAACAACTACAGTACTATGCTAAACAACACCATGTTCCTATTATGGATAAAGTCTCGATAGAGGTTTTATTATTGCTTTTACAATTATACAAACCAAAAAAAATACTTGAGATTGGAACGGCAATTGGTTATTCCTCTATGCGTATGGCTATGGCCTTTAACGATGTCAAAATAACGACAATTGAAAGGGATCAAGATCGTTTTGAAAAAGCTGTTTCAACGATTAAGCAAAATGGGTTGTCTGATCGAATTGATGTAATTAATGGAGATGCTCTTTCCATTGAGGTTCAAACGCAAATAGATCATGGATATGACCTCCTATTTATTGATGCTGCCAAAGGTCAATATCAACGTTTTTTAGATATATATGAAATGAAGCTTCTGGATAAGAGCATCATTATCGTTGATAATGTCTTTCTAGGTGGACTAATCTTTAAAGAAGATGATGAAATTCCCAGACGGAAGCGGACGATGGTAAGAAATTTAAAAGCTTTTAATAAAGCCTTACTTGATCATCCGCACTATGATACAACCATTATACCTGTTGGAGACGGAATGGCTGTGAGTGTTAAGAGAGGTGTGTGA
- a CDS encoding AI-2E family transporter yields MENKYVQILFKLIIVLLILIIGYMLSQLYFLWGPVVIIVRAIITPLIISLFITYLLHPIVEKLKSTGFPRVVSILLIYSLFFGGIGFLVFKGYPIMMKQIKEFSENIPAITKAYQQMLDELYDQTSKLPGDVYERVVIHLKKSEEWLGNTVEKLLLNYREIANHLILIAIVPFLVFYMLKDIDKMKKATWYITPPKWRKEGKQFLYYIDESLGAYIRGQLLVCLIIGSLSIISLMLFRIPYSLLLGLIIGITNIIPYFGPVFGAVPAIIIAATISMEKVFVVVVIIIALQFIEGNILGPLIVGKSLHIHPVVIIFALIAGGELAGIIGLIVAVPAVAVLRVVIIHTLKLKQDH; encoded by the coding sequence ATGGAGAATAAGTATGTCCAAATATTATTTAAGCTAATCATAGTACTGCTAATACTAATTATAGGTTATATGCTTTCTCAATTATATTTTTTATGGGGACCGGTAGTAATTATAGTTAGAGCAATTATAACTCCTTTGATTATTTCGCTATTCATCACATATTTATTACACCCTATTGTTGAAAAGTTAAAATCGACTGGTTTTCCAAGAGTCGTTTCAATTTTATTAATTTACAGTTTGTTCTTTGGAGGAATCGGTTTTTTAGTTTTTAAAGGCTACCCTATCATGATGAAGCAAATAAAAGAGTTTTCGGAAAACATACCTGCTATTACGAAAGCCTATCAACAAATGCTAGATGAATTATATGATCAAACGTCTAAATTACCTGGTGATGTTTATGAGCGAGTGGTTATTCATTTGAAAAAGAGTGAAGAATGGTTAGGGAACACCGTGGAAAAACTCCTATTGAATTATCGTGAAATTGCCAATCATTTAATCCTAATCGCTATTGTTCCATTTTTAGTTTTCTATATGTTAAAAGATATTGATAAAATGAAAAAAGCTACCTGGTATATAACGCCTCCTAAATGGAGAAAAGAAGGAAAGCAGTTTTTATACTATATCGATGAATCATTGGGTGCGTATATTAGAGGACAATTACTTGTGTGTTTGATTATAGGTTCATTATCAATCATTTCTTTGATGTTATTTAGAATTCCTTATTCTTTACTTTTAGGACTCATTATTGGGATAACGAACATAATCCCTTATTTTGGTCCTGTTTTTGGTGCGGTTCCTGCTATTATTATTGCAGCAACCATCTCTATGGAAAAAGTCTTTGTAGTTGTGGTTATCATCATCGCTTTACAATTTATTGAAGGAAATATTTTAGGACCTTTAATTGTAGGGAAAAGCTTACATATTCATCCAGTTGTCATTATTTTTGCTTTGATTGCAGGTGGGGAGTTAGCAGGGATCATTGGTTTAATTGTTGCTGTCCCTGCTGTTGCTGTATTAAGGGTCGTCATCATTCATACCTTAAAATTAAAACAGGATCATTGA
- a CDS encoding peptidase U32 family protein → MKATVNRISEFIDGKRVITKKPELLAPAGNLEKLKIAVMYGADAVFIGGREYGLRSNADNFSIDEMAEGVQFAKKYGARIYVTTNIFAHNENMDGLEEYLADLQRAEISGIIVADPLIIETCKRVAPKLEVHLSTQQSLSNWKAVQFWKEEGLERVVLARETGADEIKEIKEKVDIEIETFIHGAMCIAYSGRCTLSNHMTARDSNRGGCCQSCRWDYDLYSMVNESENRLFNEQDDPFAMSPKDLNLVKSIPKMIELGIDSLKIEGRMKSIHYVATVVSVYRKVIDAYCANPDNFVFKDEWLEELNKCANRDTAPAFFEGTPGSSEQMFGDHSKKTTYDFVGRVLDYDTTSKIVTLQQRNFFRKGDEVEFFGPQINNFTTKVEVLWDEEGNELDAARHPLQVVKFKVDQPVYSNNMMRREKP, encoded by the coding sequence GTGAAAGCGACAGTTAATCGTATATCTGAGTTCATTGATGGCAAACGTGTGATTACAAAGAAGCCAGAACTTCTTGCTCCTGCCGGAAATTTAGAAAAGCTGAAAATAGCTGTTATGTATGGTGCAGATGCTGTATTTATTGGTGGGAGAGAATATGGACTTAGATCCAATGCTGATAATTTTTCGATTGATGAAATGGCAGAGGGAGTCCAGTTCGCTAAAAAGTATGGAGCGAGAATCTATGTAACAACAAATATTTTCGCCCATAATGAGAATATGGACGGTTTAGAAGAATATTTAGCAGATTTACAACGAGCCGAGATATCTGGAATTATAGTAGCTGACCCGTTAATAATTGAAACTTGTAAAAGGGTTGCGCCAAAACTTGAAGTACATTTAAGTACACAGCAATCTTTATCAAATTGGAAAGCAGTTCAGTTTTGGAAGGAAGAAGGCTTAGAGAGAGTAGTTTTAGCAAGGGAAACAGGAGCAGATGAAATTAAAGAAATAAAAGAAAAAGTGGATATAGAAATTGAAACCTTCATTCATGGTGCCATGTGTATTGCTTATTCTGGACGATGCACTTTAAGTAATCATATGACCGCTCGTGATTCTAACAGAGGTGGCTGTTGCCAATCATGTCGTTGGGATTACGATCTTTATTCTATGGTAAATGAAAGTGAAAATCGTTTATTCAATGAACAGGATGATCCTTTTGCGATGAGTCCGAAAGACCTAAATCTTGTTAAATCAATCCCTAAAATGATTGAGCTTGGTATTGATAGTTTAAAGATTGAAGGAAGAATGAAATCGATTCATTATGTTGCTACAGTCGTTAGTGTATATCGAAAAGTAATTGATGCTTATTGTGCAAACCCTGATAACTTTGTATTTAAAGATGAGTGGCTGGAAGAGTTAAATAAGTGTGCAAATCGAGATACAGCACCTGCATTTTTTGAAGGAACTCCCGGTTCTAGTGAGCAAATGTTTGGTGATCACAGTAAAAAAACGACTTATGACTTTGTTGGAAGAGTATTAGACTATGATACCACTTCAAAAATCGTAACGCTTCAACAACGTAATTTTTTTAGAAAAGGCGATGAGGTAGAATTTTTCGGCCCGCAAATAAATAATTTTACAACAAAAGTTGAAGTGTTATGGGATGAAGAAGGAAATGAATTAGACGCAGCACGACATCCACTTCAAGTTGTCAAATTTAAAGTCGACCAACCCGTCTATTCAAACAACATGATGAGAAGGGAGAAACCTTAG
- a CDS encoding PRC-barrel domain-containing protein: MRTFSSYIGLAAYVLVTGKLIGHVSDLALNKDGTLYGLLIDKKGFFERKRVVPLSFVHSVGEHGIMLIEDYSHPFSQEFFFHGHHPIHHRPIVSSNGNELGLVDDVYVSQDLGTILAYEVTNGLFADFTDGKKRLPFERLSIGEDTIVFHDLDK, encoded by the coding sequence TTGCGAACATTTTCAAGCTATATAGGACTTGCTGCTTATGTTTTAGTGACTGGGAAATTAATTGGACATGTTTCTGATCTTGCTCTTAATAAAGATGGAACCTTATACGGATTGTTAATTGACAAAAAAGGGTTTTTTGAAAGGAAACGGGTTGTTCCGTTATCGTTTGTTCATTCTGTAGGTGAACATGGGATTATGCTTATTGAAGACTATTCACATCCTTTTTCCCAAGAGTTTTTTTTTCATGGGCATCATCCGATACATCACAGGCCTATCGTATCTTCCAATGGGAATGAACTAGGTTTGGTAGACGATGTATATGTTAGTCAAGATTTGGGCACTATTTTAGCATACGAAGTAACAAATGGGTTATTTGCTGATTTTACCGATGGGAAGAAAAGGCTTCCGTTTGAAAGGTTATCAATTGGTGAAGATACCATTGTTTTTCATGATCTTGACAAATGA
- the recD2 gene encoding SF1B family DNA helicase RecD2, translating to MKEENYNQESFLTGEVKSIIFRNQDNLYSVLKIFVEESDQTLDEDIITVTGYFPVLHEDDVYTFHGSFIKHPKFGNQFQANRFQKQQPQTKSGIIRYLSSDLFKGIGPKTAESIVDELGNQAISLILQDPSVLGKIKKLSKQKRIDLVESLKEHQGIEQMMIHLNEFGFGPQLSTKIYQKYRDEAIEIIQTNPYRLVDDIKGIGFARADEIGQYFGLSGNHPDRINAGILFILEQETSQEGHAFLQIDQLGEKARQLLNHNSNISINEIHNQLSLLEEQKKIMKDDQRVYLPSLYFSEKGLSREIKRLMKQTEYKDLFPESEFLMALGNLEERLNVEYAPLQKDGIQRALQSPITILTGGPGTGKTTVIKGIVELYSELHGCSLDDKDYKKKNEPFPILLAAPTGRAAKRMAEATNIAAVTIHRLLGWNGVDGFQHNEDNPIQGKLLIIDEMSMVDIFLANQLFKALPDHIQVVLVGDEDQLPSVGPGQVLKDLIRSNIMETVKLTDIYRQAEGSTIIELAHKINQGNLPEDVLHPTSDRSFIECGADQMKEVVHKVVKNAIHKGLSKKDIQVLAPMYKGPVGINQLNLMLQEMLNPPSNQKRELSFGEVVYRVGDKVLQLVNQPESNVFNGDMGFIVSIFYSKENTEKEDLIVISFDGIEVTYTRKDFQQFTHAYCCSIHKAQGSEFPVVILPVLRSYYRMLKRNLIYTAITRSKKYLIMCGELEVFKRGIQNGSEDIRQTSLVDRLLDIEKAPMSIELMQLQKELPFNVEDASVGMENISPFDFMDELG from the coding sequence ATGAAAGAGGAGAATTATAATCAAGAATCATTTTTAACCGGGGAAGTTAAGTCGATAATCTTCAGAAATCAGGATAATTTATACTCAGTGTTAAAAATATTTGTTGAAGAATCGGATCAAACGTTAGATGAAGATATCATAACAGTAACTGGCTATTTCCCTGTGCTACATGAAGATGATGTGTATACCTTTCATGGCTCCTTTATAAAACACCCTAAATTCGGTAATCAGTTTCAAGCTAATCGATTTCAAAAGCAACAGCCACAGACGAAGAGTGGTATTATCCGTTATCTTTCAAGTGATTTATTTAAAGGGATTGGTCCTAAGACAGCTGAATCTATAGTGGATGAATTGGGAAATCAAGCTATTTCACTCATTTTACAAGATCCATCAGTATTGGGAAAAATAAAGAAGTTGTCCAAACAAAAAAGAATAGACTTAGTGGAAAGTCTGAAGGAACACCAAGGAATTGAGCAGATGATGATTCATCTCAATGAGTTTGGTTTTGGACCTCAGTTATCAACTAAAATTTACCAAAAGTATCGAGATGAAGCGATTGAAATTATACAAACAAATCCGTATCGTTTAGTTGATGATATTAAAGGAATTGGTTTTGCTAGAGCAGATGAAATAGGTCAATATTTTGGTTTGTCTGGCAATCATCCCGACAGAATAAATGCTGGAATTCTCTTCATCCTTGAACAAGAAACTTCGCAAGAAGGCCACGCCTTTTTACAGATCGATCAATTAGGAGAAAAAGCAAGACAACTGCTAAATCATAATAGTAATATTTCTATCAATGAAATACATAATCAATTGAGTCTTCTTGAAGAGCAAAAGAAAATAATGAAAGATGATCAAAGGGTGTACCTTCCCTCCTTATATTTCTCAGAAAAAGGTCTTTCCCGGGAAATTAAACGATTAATGAAACAAACAGAATATAAAGATTTATTCCCTGAATCTGAATTTTTAATGGCACTTGGTAACCTCGAAGAACGTTTGAACGTGGAATATGCTCCCCTTCAGAAAGACGGAATTCAGCGAGCGTTACAATCACCTATCACTATTTTGACTGGAGGGCCAGGTACAGGAAAAACGACGGTGATAAAAGGGATTGTTGAGTTATACAGTGAACTTCATGGGTGTTCATTAGATGATAAAGATTATAAGAAAAAAAATGAACCATTTCCTATTTTGTTAGCTGCTCCAACAGGAAGAGCAGCAAAGAGAATGGCAGAAGCAACAAACATTGCAGCTGTTACCATTCACCGTCTTTTAGGATGGAATGGAGTGGATGGTTTTCAACATAATGAAGATAATCCGATCCAAGGAAAGCTATTAATTATTGATGAAATGTCAATGGTTGATATTTTTTTAGCGAATCAACTATTCAAAGCTCTTCCAGATCATATTCAAGTTGTCTTAGTGGGGGATGAGGATCAACTTCCTTCTGTTGGACCAGGGCAAGTTCTAAAAGATTTAATCCGTTCTAATATAATGGAAACGGTCAAATTAACAGATATTTACAGACAAGCAGAAGGCTCAACGATCATTGAGTTAGCACATAAGATCAATCAAGGTAATTTACCAGAAGATGTATTACATCCTACTTCAGATCGATCATTTATAGAGTGTGGTGCAGATCAAATGAAAGAAGTTGTTCATAAAGTGGTCAAAAATGCTATTCATAAGGGACTTTCAAAGAAAGATATCCAAGTGTTAGCGCCTATGTATAAAGGTCCTGTAGGGATAAATCAATTAAACCTTATGCTTCAGGAGATGTTAAATCCTCCTTCTAATCAAAAAAGGGAGCTTTCATTTGGAGAAGTTGTCTATAGAGTAGGGGATAAAGTACTTCAACTTGTTAATCAACCAGAAAGTAATGTATTTAATGGAGATATGGGGTTTATTGTTTCAATTTTCTACTCAAAGGAAAACACGGAAAAAGAAGATCTGATCGTTATTTCATTTGATGGGATAGAAGTAACCTATACAAGAAAAGATTTTCAACAGTTTACTCATGCTTATTGCTGTTCTATACATAAAGCTCAAGGTAGTGAATTTCCAGTTGTAATACTCCCTGTTTTAAGAAGTTATTATCGTATGCTTAAACGAAACTTAATATATACTGCCATTACTCGTAGCAAAAAATATTTGATCATGTGTGGAGAACTGGAGGTTTTTAAAAGAGGGATTCAAAATGGCTCTGAAGATATTCGTCAAACCTCTTTAGTGGATAGGCTTCTCGATATTGAAAAAGCCCCTATGTCTATAGAGTTAATGCAATTGCAAAAGGAATTACCTTTCAATGTTGAAGATGCGAGTGTAGGGATGGAGAATATTAGCCCGTTTGATTTTATGGATGAATTGGGATAA